The Halanaerobiales bacterium genomic sequence TTTCAAACAATTAAATAAATTTTGTGATTTTAGCAGATTAAATTAATATATTAATATAAAAAGTTAAAAATATTGCATCAAAGATTAAAAAAGTTTAAAATTATAGACAATTGTCTGAAATTTTTATAATATTTTACTCTGCTAAAGCAAATTTTTAACTTTTTCATTAAAAAACTATAATTTTTTAATTAATTTATTAAAAATATTAATATTATCCTTGACAAATTACAAAAATGGGTTTATAATGTAATTAACATATTAAAGGAGGTGAAAAATATGAAAGGATTGAAAAAGTTTTTTATGATAGAAGATAGAAATTATAATAAAGTAAGTAAAGAAGAAAGAAAGCAAAATCTAAAAATGGAAGAATACAGAACTGACGGATTAATGTAAATAAAATTATAAAAAAATATAAATGGGGGTGAAATCATGAAGGGTTTAAAAAGATTTCTTATGATAGAAGATAAAAATTATAATAAAGTAAGAAAACAGGAATCAAAACATAATTTGAAAATCGAAGAATATAAAACAGATTCTCTTATTTAAATAATATTAAGTAAAGGAGGAGATGAGTATGAAAAAGATATTTTTCAACAAATATGATCAGGTTGAAGATAGAGTAAATGAGTACAAAGACTTAGAAATAAGAAAATCGAGTGCAAATGAAGTGAGACTTGTATGAAAACTAAATGTTTAACAACTAAAGATAATAATGAGAAGGTCTCATATAAATTAAATAATGGAGATTTTAATTAGAACCCTCACCAAGAGAGAATAAAGGTGAGGGTTTTTTGTTTTTGTGATATATATCATTGAAATTAATTATTAATAATCATATAATATTAAATAAGTTAACGTTAACTAACTTATTTGTACATAATAGTTAAGATGATCTTCAAAAAATTTATTCAAATTTTAAAAAGGGAGGTTTTTTTCTTGTCAAAAAGACTGAGTAGATCAGAAAGAAGAAGTGAAATTCTAAATAAATCTTTAGAAATTATTTCTGAAAAAGGATTTTACAATTTAACTATAAGAAATATAGCTGCTGAAATAAATATTTCTGAAGCTGCAGTGTACAGACATTTTAAAAACAAAAAAGAAATTGTTTCTATGTTAGCAGAAGAATTCTTTAGTTATGATAAAGAAATTAATAATCTAAATAAAGAAAAAAAATCTTTTGAAAAACTAAGAGAAATTATTTTGTTTCAATTGAAATTATTTTCCGAAAATCCATTAATGACTGCTATTACTTTTCAGGAAGAAATATTTAGAGAATATCCAGAAATTTGGAGTAAATTTAATAGTCATCGTGAAAAAAGAGAAGAACTTATTAAA encodes the following:
- a CDS encoding TetR/AcrR family transcriptional regulator, giving the protein MSKRLSRSERRSEILNKSLEIISEKGFYNLTIRNIAAEINISEAAVYRHFKNKKEIVSMLAEEFFSYDKEINNLNKEKKSFEKLREIILFQLKLFSENPLMTAITFQEEIFREYPEIWSKFNSHREKREELIK